The DNA window acacttaatagcagtgtgactctgccaagtcacttaacttctgcctgtctcagtttcctcatctgtaaaatgggaataataataatgcctactttccagaattattttgaggatcaaatgagaaaatacatttaGGGcaaggggagccaagatggcataggaaaaacattaaagacacagagctcctgacacaattaacCCAAaaccagcaataaaacaaccctggagaagcaaaacccacaaaaagatgggctgagattattttccaaccaaccagcctttccttaaaattttttggGCAGCTGAGCTAAGTAACTTCAAAACAAATCTTTGGGGGAAAAAGTACTTTAGTCACCCGTGTTTTATTACTTGatcacaaaaaaaattagaaataattgaTGGTTATAACCTTTCAGAGCACGTTAATTTTGGAGCAgtcattcattttaaattaaattcccATTCTGCATTATCTCCCAATAAAAGCATTAAATCATCCTTAGATATTTTCAATCcaggttgtttctttttttagaaatgtTAGTTCTAGAAGGCATCATTTTCCAGAATAAGCATTCTTTATCCACACTAAAAATTTGTTGATCAGTGTATCTACGTTCTTAGATTTTCTTCAAAGCATCAGAATATTTAGCCACCATATCTTCTGCACTGGCTGCCTCTCCTATAATTTTAACATtagttgaattaaattttttaaacaattgaacCAACCAATGCTTGCAGTACAATTTCTTTGCTATCCAGACTGTGGAGGAGAAATTGATgctgatgactttatgcagcTCTGcatcatttaaacccaattcattctaagtgaagacatcacccttatgatgtcattggtcttcttccagAATTAAGGATGAACGACAATCTGTGAGTAGTAGTAACTGCCTTCTGGAAACCCAACCTGCCAGTTCAAACTGAGCAATGCTACTATTTCTTCATCACCATCAACATTACctacctccttcctctctcctttccatgtAGTCTGTCTCTCCACTTAAGGTATCATACCCTTACATGTGGGTGTTCTAGCCAAAGGAACTTAACTTTTAGTTGCTTATATTTtgcaagatatcttggggtttagaggctagatttttaaatatatgtgtgtgtatatacacacatacacatacatacatacacatgcatatgtatattcatttattattattttctcaaaaagctgggacaatttactttttgtcaagtgcaattttcatttatgatttcttcagATCAGGTTTTCTTTCAAGGAAGACTTTGAATGCCTCtctttttttgccgggcaatgggggttaagtgacttgccatgggtcacacagctagtaagtgtctgaggtcagatttgaactcaggtactcctgaatcctgggccagtgctttatccactgcgccacctaggccCCCTCATTTAGCTCTGGCAAAACAGTCTTTTTAAAAGCCTTGttgtgattcaaatggagctactttaCTATGtctttaaatccaaatcactctggctttcactgGATGGCCAATAATAGGCCCCAGCCCAAGGCTTTGTTGCTCATTGGGCTGTTTTCTGTTCTGGttagaaactctgagggtcttcccctacCAGATAGATACTTTTGTGATggtaaactaggccatcttttgacTCAATTTTTCAAAtcagggaacatttattaagagcttgtATAGTTGCCTGTACTATTCTTATGCTAGACCAATCCACTGTCCCCTGGAGTGTTGAGAGCAGCAGATTTTATTTGCAAAGATTAGCAAGGTATCTTTTACTCTGATGTTTGTGTGAGTGCCTTTGTACAGGCCCCTACTCCTTTCCTCCCGCATTCCTGAACTTCCTTCCCTTGTCCCTTCTGccccttagaatccctagcttcctttgaaGCTCAGTACTGTGTCACCTCCTGTAGGAGATGTTGCCTGATATACTTATCCCTGTATGTGTTATTTCCTCCATCCAGTTGctacttgaaggcaaagactttgttgtttggttttgtatCCACATTGCTATCTGACACAaaataggcacttagtaaatgcttgttgattgattgatcttttCATAATTCAGACATCAGTGAAGACTGAGGAAGAAACCCAGTTCCTTGTTTCAGAAGAATGGCAATGTTTTGATCCAGCTAAGAAGAATACATATGAGAATGTGGCACAGAAGAATTTTAAGAACCTTGACTTGCTAAGTAAGGAAAGTCCACTGGTACCATTCCACCCCACCTACTCCATCTCTATCCTCCAACCTTAACTTTGCCCTTTTGATTCTACTTCCACCTAGTCACCAATCATGGTTCCACATCTTTGATAATCATCTTCTCTTGCTAATTATCCTTGTTGGTTACAACTGTTTCCTGCTTTCTCCAAACCCCTTCCCCCATGTTTCCTAGTCATCCCAAACACATTTATATCTACATTATATTCTTCTcatcttcttattcttctttttctatttatgaCCTTTTCTGGTGAACTTGTTCCTCATTCTATGGGCTAGTTCCAAGCTCCACTTTAACCCCCTCTTCCTGTACCTAGCCACATCATCATCTTCACCATCAAAATCTTGCTTGTTGTTTAAAGATATCCTTGTGTGACAGAcacctctccctcttcatcttatCTGACCCTTTCCAAATACTTTCATTCCCCTTTACCCTGTCTATTCAAGTActtcttttactttctcttcctctttctctatatTGTGTCACATTTTGCAAGTAAGTCGTGCACTCCCATCACAACTGTTTcatttggatcattttatttccCATATCTTAGTTTATGTTTCACTTATTATTTCAGCTGGCGAGATCCTGATTAAAGATGAAATGTTGCTTCCAAAGAAGGAAATTTCTAAAGAAATAGAAGCACAGGAAGAAGTCTCTAGTGTACTCAAAAGGTATGTTCTCTGGGTTACCCGCTTTAAGAAGCTTGCGAATAACAAGTTGGAAAGCAGGCAAATAAAACACTCAGGCAAGACAGTTAATGTGTGATAGAGTAAAAACTTCATTGAAAATTTCAAATGAAAGCTTCTGCATGACTCTTACATTTATTCTGCCTTGTATATGGTGGTCATCTTTATACATCAAAGTCACATAAAGACCTTGCgcgtgcgctctctctctctctctctctctctctctctctctctctctctctctctctctctctctctctctcgccccccccccctcaaattgGATTTAGACATACagggtgacatcataagcaaattagagcaTTAAAGAAATTACCTGTCAAAACTTTGAATAGGGGAAGAGTCCATGCCCAAATGACAAAGAGGttcacagagaagtaaaatgaacaattttgataatataaaactgaagattttgcacaaataaaagcaatccaactaaaattagaagagaagcaaaaagttGTGGGGAAATAATCTTTGCATCAAGTTTATCTGACAAAAATCTCCTTTTTAAgatagggaactaagtcaaatgtataagagccattccctaattggtatGCAAGCtgtcaatagccatatgaaaaaactgTTCCAAATCCCTAATAAcaggcattttgtttttctttctcaaatgtgtgtatgtgtgtgtgtgtgtgtgtgtgtgtgtgtgtataattagaGCGAAAGGAGATAgagctttgtttaaaaaaaattaaaacaaaataaaatttaaaattccctaaagacaaagagggagagaatcaAAAGGACCACAGGAGCCATTATATCATCCCTAGGTTTGCAGTGAGCTAACTATTATAAGAGAATTATAcagggcggctagatggcgcagtggttaaagtaccggccctggattcaggagtacctgagttcaaatccggcctcagacacttgacacttactagctgtgtgaccctgggcaagtcatttaacccccattgcctgcaaaaaaataataataataataatagaattataCTACCAGTTTTAATTTACAGATGTGATGCTCCATCAGTTTAACAGCCAAATGCTcatagaactagacaaaataacaTAATTTATTGGGAGAAACAAAAGATCATACTGTAAAGCAGtgcatcaaaactatctggcatcaattaagaaatagaatattagatCAGTGGAAAAGCCTAGATAATCAAGAATAAAAAAAtctgaacttaataaataacaatataataacttAAAATAATAACTCAAATATTGGAttattgtttgataaactcaaaataTTAGCTACATAGGAAATAACTGCTTGGCAAGTTTGTTTTTCAGTACAATGTCTGACtcattatgatcccatttggagttttcttggcaaagatactgtagtttgccatttccttctccagctcattttaccagtgaggaaatgaggcgaacaggtttaagtgatttgcctaggatcacacagtcagtgtctgaggccagatttgaactcaggtcttcctgattccaggctcagcattctatccaattGTGCTGCTTAACTGTCCTTTAAAATAATTAGTGAAGGCTTAAAAATTAGTGTAACacttatcatctttatttttgctatttcctctaaTTCTGGATGGCGGCTTATTTCATCCTGTATTGTTGATTGCTTGAGGAAATCATAGGGCTCACTTTTTTTGagaggggggtgaggcagttggggttaagtgacttgcccagggtcacacagttagtaagtgttaagtgtctgaggccggatttgaactcaggtcctcctgaatccagggccagtgttttatccactgcgccacttagctgcccagggCTCACTTTTACTGATTTCTATCTTGGCATGgttaataatcaataaacatttattaaatgcctactatgtggcaggtactgtgctaagtgctggagatacaaatagattGAAGCTACTGAATACCACTGATCCTAGCCTCTAGATCCCTTTATATCAATTTCCCCTTTGAAACTCTACTAAAGGTGTAATTTGTCAGACTTCtcatttcaaagcattttttaaagtccaCTTTTTTCTAAATCAAGTTTAAACCTTGTGAACCTCATTGGTTTATGCCATCTCCATAGAAGAATAAGGTTGCATCTTTCAGAGATGTGCAAGATTTAGTGAGAGGTGAATCCCACTGTCTCTCCAGATAGGAGGGAGTTTATTTCAAAGAATCTTTATGTTTTCCTAGTTTCTGAGTTTAATGTCATATGGATTTTCAAAATTcatgatgtttttttcttttctagagaTTCACCTCAGATCCTTGTTGGTCCTCCTGTACAAACTgaaaaaaacattgaattttTGAATACTCTTAAAAACCGTAATCCTGGGGACTTATGGTCTAGAATGCACATCTCATCAATGGAATATGCTGCAGGTGATATCACCCGGAAAGATaggaaaaaagacaaagcaaGAGTAAGTGAATTGCTACAAGGTCTTACATTCTCTGGTGATTCTGATgttgatgaagaagatgaagttGAGACACACCCTGCTagaaagaagcagaaagtaaCTACTATTACAGAGAAGAAatggatcaaaagagatattcaGCCCAATTTTCCAAGTTGGTCAGCATTGGATTCTGGAATTTTGAATCTCAAAAGTGAGAAATTAAATCCAGTCGAgttctttgaattattttttgatGATGAAACATTCAAGTTAATTGTTGATGAAACAAATAATTATGCTTCTCAGAAAAATGTCACCTTGGAAGTTACAGTTCAGGAAATGAAGTGTGTTTTTGGTGTTCTTCTTTTGAGTGGATATATTTGTCATCCTAGGAGAGGAATGTATTGGGAAGCTTCAGATAAAGAGCAGTGTCTTGTTAGTAATGCAATTAGAAGGGAAAGGTTTGAATTAATATTTtcatatcttcattttgcagataacaATTGTCTAGATCAATCAGACAAGTTTACAAAATTGAGGCCTCTTATagatcaaatgaataaaaatttcctCTTATATGCTCCACTAGAGGAATATTACTGTTTTGATAAATCGATGTGTGAATGTTTTGATAGTGACCAATTCTTAAATGGTAAACCTATTAGAATTGGTTATAAAATATGGTGTGGGGCAACTACCCAGGGTTATTTAGTTTGGTTTGAACCCTATCAAGGTGAACCAATCCTGAAAGCAGATAAAGATCATGATCTTGGTTTAGGTGGACAATTAGTAATGAACTTTGCCGATGTTCTCTTGGAGCGAGGACAGTATCCTTATCATATATGTTTTGATAACTTTTTCACAAGTATCAAACTAATATCTGCTCTGAAGAAAAAAGGGGTGAAGGCAACAGGAGCAATCCGTGATAATAGGACTGAAAAATGTCCTTTCATGAAtgcagaaaatatgaaaaaaatgaaaagggggtcCTTTGATTTCAgagtggaagaaaaggaagagataattTTGTGTCGTTGGAATGATGAAAATGCCATCAACCTGTGCTCCAATGCTGTAGGCATAGAACCACTGAGTCAAGTAAGCTATTGTGTTGATGAAAAAAAAACGGTTCAAGTAAGTCAGCCATCAATAGTTAAGTTGTATGAAGTATGTAGGTATGGTGTTGCCAAGATGGATCAAAATATTTCTAAGTACAGGATAAGAATTAGAAGCAAAAAATGGTATTCAATTTTGGTAAGCTACATTATTGATGTGGCCGTGAACAATGCATGGCACCTATATAGAGTATGTTGCCCTGATACTTCATCAAGTCTTTTGGATTTCCGAAGATGCATTGCACATTTCTATTTGAAGAACAATGCTAATCTAGCAGACTAAGCAAGATAAAGCCAGCAATCACatatagaaataaaaagtaaatatatcaTGACTTCCCACTGAGAACATCAATACTTCAATTTATTGGAGTCACAAACTCATTAATTTAGCTACTTCCTCCATCGTTACATTCAAATCATCTTAACCTCTGTGATTAATTCCCCATAGAGCACCTACCCAATGCACTAGAAGCCTTCTAGTTCTTTTAATCCTCCAAAGAAATCAGTGTATCATTCACACTATCCATTATCCCTTAATATGTATTGGGACCAAGGACTTTTCCAGTGATATTATACATCATGTATAATATCTCTTATATCACTTCTTACAAACAAATTATTATTGGCAATATGCTACATCCTACTAATATGTGCTATGTATCTCTCCATTGTCCGGATTGTCtgcaatattgatttttttcaatattgtgGCTTTCTGTGAttcatagctagtcagtgtcaacaagagaatattgatgttaaaaagatggatttttatATCAGAGAATAACTTGGGATCATCAAAAGCACTGCCCACCTAAGATATATATGTAGTGGTATACTAAATCAGTAGGTTGCCCATCCAAACTATATGCCATCTtttgaataataaacatttttcacaatttttgtttttcctatgtgATTTCTTAGGTTTAAGAAGTCACATacgtttatttctttttttaaagttttttactTTATTGAGGAGCCCCCATAATATTCTTGAGCTTGATACAGTCAACACACTGTCATCTACAAATAGGGTAATCTAGAACCCTTCTGTACAAGACATCTTCTGTAATAATGGCAAACACCTTTGTTATATGTACATCCATTTTAGGCCTCAATTGATGTTGATCATCATAGGATCATTGAACAAAACTATCTTTGTGGTTCCATTTTCTAGATAATCTTGTATAATTTTACCATATGCACAGGAAAGAGATCTTTGAAGTCTATATTTTGATCAGTCAGAGGCATTAACATCTTTTGGAAAGATAGCTTTGAAGTCTATGTATAGCTCAGTAAGATGCACTTTTGTAATCaatgaataataattataatggaatCTTGTATTCTTTTTACCTTTTAGTCAATTGTGTGACTCTCGATATATGGTCTACAGTAGGAAAAAAATTTTCTGTAAGCCTGCctgttgctttattttattttcattgaggCTGTACTATACAtctatatgaatatttatatgtatacacgtatgtatgtatagtatacatatatgcatatatgtgtgtgtacatatatatttatataacaaagataaaaaagtaaatatgtaGTGAAAAGTTGTTGGTATATTCTGGATCATCTTTTTTAGGTAAGAGTAGCAGTAATCCAATTATTTCTAATCATGTGCTATAATTCTCTTATCTTAAAAAGTCAGTCCTTCAGACAAAATATAATGACTTACAACCAAAAATagtcaaaattttatataatcctaTGGCGGAATccaaatattcctgatgaaaaaggcAGAGGTGACCAAAATCTTTGAAAGGCAAATATgagtcaagagaaatataaagtggTAAAATACACttgattaattttaaaacatcataTGATGATTAATTGCAATgtaatggaggagaggggaatgtCCTCTCAGAATTCTGATGACCTCAGTAATTGCAGAGAAAGTTAAATAAGTCAAGTAGAAGGCCTGTAGgattatgttttcattttattagaaaaaggaaataggaaagataGAGGAGTAAAGTAGGAGGTAGGGGATGGCACTTAATATCTCTCACAATAAAGGTTTATGAAATAAAGATTATatgaaaatggagaaagggatggGTGAAATGGGCATCCCATGAACCATACTTTCATCTGAACCAGAGAAAAGAAGGTtgaacacacacatttattcccacacacacaaagggtttcatatagaaatatattaatgTCAGAGAAATAGGAGGAAGTATAAAAAGGAGGGAAGTATAGGGAGGAAATACTAAGCAAAATAGAATCCCAGCACCAGACAATCCTgaagaggaaattttaaaaatctgtaattGAGGgtacaaaaaagggaagagaggagaggaaacagaATGGAAAAATTGCTTCACAATTATAGATCACCAGTGTTAAGCAAACTTCTTTCTTCAGCCATCTTTTTTTGTGAAGAGGGACcttggaaacaaagaaaaataaaagtataagatTAAAGATGTAGGGAAATATGCAACTAACAGTCATAACAGTGaacatgaatgggatgaactcactcataaagaggatagaatggattagaatgcAGTGCCCAACAATATGCTACTTAAAAGAAATACTCTTGAACACAAAAATCCAGAGTTGAAATCAGTGGCTACAGCAAAATTCATTATGATTCaggtgaacttttaaaaaaaggttatatggggggcagctagatggcgcagtggtaaagcaccggtcctggattcaggagtacctgagttcaaatccggcctcagacacttgacacttactagctgtgtgaccctgggcaagtcacttaaccctcattgccctgcaaaaaaaaaaaaaaaaaaggttattagaCATAATAAGAAATAAGCAAGGAAACATGCATATACTTAAAGGTTCAATTGATAATGAACTAGGGACCAAATCAAGATAGTGGAGTTAGAGGAAGTATTTGATTTTAGCTTGCCAACTATCTTTTTTCTACAATGATCTACAAATTCTTATTgggaaaggcaagaaaaaaacacAGGCAATTTTCCAGCCCAGGGCAGCTTATAAAGGCAGACAGAGTTCTGCAGATACTGGGAATGGTGTCATAGAGTGCACATAGGAGATATGCAAGTTCTGGATACAGGAATAGGTGCCATCTACCAGCTTTGTCACCCATTATCCAGTTTTagatcacatatctagtaagaaGTGTGACCGAAAGGGAGGGCCCTTACCATGAACTGAGAAAGGAACAAATTATGGAGGCAAACAGCAGCTGTGTGGCTGTGATCCAAGGTCAATAAACAGACCTCTCCCTGGATCACATTACTTCAGGAGCATTGAAAGTTTGCTGATCCCCAGACTGACCTGTGAAAGCAACTGAAGGACATAAAAGGTCAGAAAGTCAAGTCAGACAATCTTCCCAGAAGTGGACACAGTCTAGCAccaacataaagtccaaagtgaacaagtaggctggaaaaatgagcaaaaaaaaaagaattctatcaTAAAGAGCTAGTATGGTGACATGTAAGTTCAAGAtacaaatagagaagaaaattacTTGAAAGTTATCTATAGActaaacctcaaagaaaaatgcagcttAGACACAAGTTCAACAAGAATACCTAGAAGACTTtaagcaaacatttaaaaaagaatagggcagaagaaagagagagattactgaagaaaataactcctcaaaaattagaattagtcaaatggaaagtaatgactccatgagacttcaagaaattataaaataatattgaaagtttgaaaaatagaagagaacgTGAAGTATCTcaggaaaaagaactgacatggaagagcaaagaaagataattaagagtcactgaactacctgaaagccatgaccaaaaaagagtaTAGACATGATAATTTCAAGAAATCAGGTTCAAAAAAACTTCCCAGATATCTCAGGAGGCaacatagaaattaaaagaatccataaTCATCTCCTGAAATAACCCCCCAAATTAAATATTATTGCCCAAATCTCAATCTttcatactgtgtgaccctgcacaattAACCTTTctatgccttagttttcttagGAAAATAATACCACCTTCCAAAATtgttgagaaaataaaatgaaatattcataaCGAATTTtgcaaactgggggcagctagatggcacagtggataaaacaccagccctgaattcaagaggacctgagttcaaatccgacctcagacacttgacacttactagctgtgtgaccctggacaagtctcttaaccctcattgccccacaaaaaaaaagaaaaagaaaaaaagagactacAAGTTCAGTCCCCATCAAGTCATCAAATCAATAATAAAAGACATATAGAAAAATACTTAAACATGGAACAGGCTGCAATAGGGACCAATGTCAGAGCCATTCCTTG is part of the Dromiciops gliroides isolate mDroGli1 chromosome 4, mDroGli1.pri, whole genome shotgun sequence genome and encodes:
- the PGBD1 gene encoding piggyBac transposable element-derived protein 1: MSEDFSDPVPEEQKGVLKVKEEDHTWEQESRQTENNGLTQEIFRQRFRQFCYQKTTGPRESLSQLWVLCYQWLRPEVHTKEQILELLVLEQFLTILPQELQDLVKKRFPQNGEEVVTMLEELEQQSNEPEEQISVLAQRQEEDSEETELQGASQEPQSLQLKCESQDPYPLQENAVPVSQVSSHHQGELLSDQTVVSVVNSTQSQTSVKTEEETQFLVSEEWQCFDPAKKNTYENVAQKNFKNLDLLTGEILIKDEMLLPKKEISKEIEAQEEVSSVLKRDSPQILVGPPVQTEKNIEFLNTLKNRNPGDLWSRMHISSMEYAAGDITRKDRKKDKARVSELLQGLTFSGDSDVDEEDEVETHPARKKQKVTTITEKKWIKRDIQPNFPSWSALDSGILNLKSEKLNPVEFFELFFDDETFKLIVDETNNYASQKNVTLEVTVQEMKCVFGVLLLSGYICHPRRGMYWEASDKEQCLVSNAIRRERFELIFSYLHFADNNCLDQSDKFTKLRPLIDQMNKNFLLYAPLEEYYCFDKSMCECFDSDQFLNGKPIRIGYKIWCGATTQGYLVWFEPYQGEPILKADKDHDLGLGGQLVMNFADVLLERGQYPYHICFDNFFTSIKLISALKKKGVKATGAIRDNRTEKCPFMNAENMKKMKRGSFDFRVEEKEEIILCRWNDENAINLCSNAVGIEPLSQVSYCVDEKKTVQVSQPSIVKLYEVCRYGVAKMDQNISKYRIRIRSKKWYSILVSYIIDVAVNNAWHLYRVCCPDTSSSLLDFRRCIAHFYLKNNANLAD